The sequence below is a genomic window from Ensifer adhaerens.
CGACAACATCTTCCGCTTCACGCAGGCAGGTTCGGAAGTGTCCGCTCTGCTCGGCCGTATTCCTTCGGCCGTGGGCTATCAGCCGACACTCGCCACCGACATGGGTCAGATGCAGGAACGCATCACCACGACGACCAAGGGCTCGATTACCTCGGTTCAGGCCATCTACGTTCCCGCCGACGACTTGACCGACCCGGCACCGGCAACCTCGTTCGCCCACTTGGACGCTACGACGGTTCTGTCGCGCTCGATCGCTGAAAAGGGCATCTACCCGGCCGTTGACCCGCTCGACTCCACGTCGCGCATGCTCGACCCGATGGTTGTCGGCGAAGAGCATTACGACGTTGCCCGTAAGGTTCAGGGCACGCTGCAGCGCTACAAGTCGCTGCAGGACATCATCGCCATCCTCGGCATGGACGAACTGTCCGAAGAGGACAAGATGACGGTTGCCCGCGCGCGCAAGATCGAGCGCTTCCTGTCCCAGCCGTTCTTCGTGGCCGAAGTCTTCACCGGTTCGCCGGGCAAGCTGGTTGCTCTCGAAGACACGATCAAGGGCTTCAAGGGTCTCGTCAACGGCGAGTATGACCACCTGCCGGAAGCTGCCTTCTACATGGTCGGCTCCATCGAGGAAGCCATCGAGAAGGCCAAGAAGCTGGCCGCTTGATCCACCATCTGCTGCGGCGCGGGTTTACGAAAACCCTGCGCCGCGCATTTTCTGTTGAAATGGAAAAGTGAAAAGCCATGGCTGAAAGCTTCAATTTCGAACTCGTTTCGCCGGAGCGGCTTCTGGTTTCCGCCGATGTCACGGCGGTTGTCATTCCGGGTACCGATGGCGAGATGACCGTCATGGCGCAGCACGCGCCCGTGATGACGACGGTCAAGGCCGGTGTCGTCAAGCTCTCCAAGGCCGACGGCGTTGAAGACAAGTTTGTTGTTTTCGGCGGGTTTGCCGACATTCTGCC
It includes:
- a CDS encoding F-type H+-transporting ATPase subunit epsilon gives rise to the protein MAESFNFELVSPERLLVSADVTAVVIPGTDGEMTVMAQHAPVMTTVKAGVVKLSKADGVEDKFVVFGGFADILPTGCTLLAESAVHMDELNAATLEARIETARNELASAEHHEHRSAIEDFIFQLTELRGAISG